DNA from Planctomycetota bacterium:
GTCACGCGAGCATGTCCCAGACTCTGCGGCACTACACCGACGCCGATGCGTTCGACGTGGCCGCCGCCGTGGACGCATTGCCCGACCTCACCGGGAATGGTGATGTCAGTAACCCCGAAAAGCTGTCCTCACGGGCTGCAAACGCCTGATTCAACCGGTTTCAAATCCCGGTAGCTCCACTGCTACAAACCTC
Protein-coding regions in this window:
- a CDS encoding tyrosine-type recombinase/integrase; the protein is MKLWKADLRRAGVAYVDDAGRQVDRHATRTTLGTMLQKAGVSPRAAQDVLRHASMSQTLRHYTDADAFDVAAAVDALPDLTGNGDVSNPEKLSSRAANA